From one Pontibacillus sp. HMF3514 genomic stretch:
- a CDS encoding DUF350 domain-containing protein, producing the protein MDFWEHPLIETAASYSVSVLCGVLFLAIFEIVTKYNNWEQIKQGNFSVAMATGGKIFGISNIFRYSIQHNDTLLQSMGWGLFGFVLLLFGYFIFEFLTPSFRIDEEIEKDNRAVGFIAMIISVGLSFVIGSNIG; encoded by the coding sequence ATGGATTTTTGGGAGCATCCGCTCATTGAAACAGCAGCTAGCTATAGTGTGTCTGTACTGTGTGGTGTTTTGTTTTTAGCGATTTTTGAAATCGTAACGAAATACAACAACTGGGAGCAGATTAAACAAGGCAATTTTTCTGTAGCTATGGCGACTGGCGGTAAAATTTTTGGTATATCAAATATTTTCCGATATTCCATCCAACACAATGACACTTTGTTACAAAGTATGGGGTGGGGATTATTTGGATTCGTCTTACTCTTATTTGGTTATTTTATTTTTGAATTTTTAACACCGAGCTTTCGAATTGATGAAGAGATCGAAAAAGATAACAGAGCTGTAGGGTTTATTGCTATGATTATTTCTGTGGGGCTATCATTTGTTATTGGATCAAATATTGGGTAA
- the pheS gene encoding phenylalanine--tRNA ligase subunit alpha — protein sequence MQERLQELKTDALKQVEEANEVKALQDVKVQYLGKKGPITEVLKGMGKLPKEERPVIGQLANDVREEIATAIETKKQKLENEALEKQLEEETIDVTLPGRPAPTGGPHLLTNLIEEIEDLFIGMGFEVAEGPEVEADYYNFEALNLPKGHPARDMQDSFYITEEILMRTHTSPVQARTMEKHEGKGPVKIICPGKVYRRDTDDATHSHQFTQIEGLLVDKHVRMSDLKGVLNAFAKQMFGAEREIRLRPSFFPFTEPSVEMDISCKMCGGEGCSVCKGTGWIEILGAGMVHPNVLEMAGYDPEEYTGFAFGMGPERIAMLKYGIDDIRHFYTNDVRFLNQFHKA from the coding sequence ATGCAAGAACGGTTACAGGAACTAAAAACCGATGCCTTAAAACAAGTTGAAGAGGCAAATGAAGTAAAAGCATTACAAGATGTTAAAGTACAATACTTGGGCAAAAAAGGTCCAATCACAGAAGTGCTTAAAGGAATGGGGAAACTTCCTAAAGAAGAACGCCCTGTTATTGGTCAACTTGCGAATGACGTACGTGAAGAAATCGCAACAGCGATTGAAACGAAAAAACAAAAGCTTGAAAATGAGGCACTTGAAAAACAGTTAGAGGAAGAAACCATTGATGTTACACTTCCTGGACGTCCAGCACCAACTGGTGGACCGCACCTGTTAACAAACCTTATTGAAGAAATTGAAGACCTGTTCATTGGGATGGGCTTTGAGGTAGCTGAAGGTCCCGAAGTTGAAGCAGATTACTACAACTTTGAAGCCTTGAATCTTCCCAAAGGTCACCCAGCACGTGATATGCAGGATTCCTTTTACATTACAGAAGAGATTCTTATGCGGACACACACTTCACCGGTGCAAGCCCGTACGATGGAAAAGCACGAAGGAAAAGGACCTGTTAAAATCATTTGCCCTGGAAAAGTTTATCGTCGTGACACAGATGATGCGACACACTCTCACCAGTTTACGCAAATTGAAGGACTTCTTGTTGATAAACATGTACGCATGAGTGACTTAAAAGGCGTGCTAAATGCGTTCGCTAAGCAAATGTTTGGTGCAGAACGTGAGATCCGCTTGCGTCCTAGCTTCTTCCCATTTACAGAGCCGTCTGTAGAAATGGATATTTCCTGTAAGATGTGTGGAGGAGAAGGTTGTTCCGTATGTAAGGGTACTGGCTGGATCGAGATTTTAGGTGCAGGTATGGTACACCCGAACGTACTTGAAATGGCAGGCTATGATCCGGAAGAATACACTGGATTTGCTTTTGGAATGGGACCTGAGCGTATTGCGATGTTGAAATACGGTATCGATGATATTCGTCACTTCTACACAAATGATGTCCGATTCTTAAACCAATTCCATAAGGCGTAA
- the polX gene encoding DNA polymerase/3'-5' exonuclease PolX, which yields MKVDKKQLIKKLEQIAVYLELKGENPFKISAYRKAAQALETDDRSLSEIEDFTKMNGIGKGTAAVIQEIIESGESQTLTQLEQEVPAGLIPLLQLQGLGGKKLAKLYQELGVTDATSLKEACEEGKVQQLSGFGKKTEEKILQTLEEANQRPERLPIAVMLPLAEKIEEYLGDMAGIEQYSRAGSLRRMRETIKDIDFILSTNAPEKVRDQLLEIDNIKEIVAQGETKVSLVLSEGYDIGVDFRLVKPEEFPTTLHHFTGSKDHNVALRQLAKDQGEKISEYGVENSETGEVKTFSSEEDFFAHFGLNFIPPEVRENNGEVEAFREEVSLLQHKDIRGDLHMHTAWSDGAQSLAEMAERAREKGYEYIAITDHSKYLRVANGLDETRLRKQREEIDKLNEFYDDFHIFAGIEMDIKPDGTLDFSDEFLKEMDFVIASIHSNFNQSQEEIMKRLDRAFECPHVNLIAHPTGRLIGRRDGYSVDIDQLFQRAKETNTALELNANPNRLDLSWQYLGKAQDEGVYISINTDAHNYPMLEHMEIGVGVARKAMLRKENVLNTWTKQQLKDFLNISKE from the coding sequence ATGAAAGTAGATAAAAAACAACTCATAAAGAAATTAGAACAAATTGCTGTGTACTTGGAGTTAAAAGGGGAGAATCCTTTTAAAATTTCTGCTTACCGAAAAGCGGCCCAAGCCTTAGAAACAGATGATCGTTCCTTATCTGAAATAGAGGATTTCACAAAAATGAATGGGATTGGAAAAGGTACCGCAGCTGTAATTCAAGAAATTATTGAGTCTGGTGAATCTCAAACGCTTACGCAATTAGAGCAGGAAGTACCAGCCGGGTTGATTCCTTTGCTGCAGCTTCAAGGACTTGGTGGGAAGAAATTGGCCAAGTTGTATCAAGAACTTGGTGTAACGGATGCTACCTCGTTAAAAGAAGCTTGTGAGGAAGGAAAAGTACAACAGCTTAGTGGTTTTGGTAAAAAGACAGAGGAAAAAATTCTACAAACGTTAGAGGAAGCCAATCAACGACCTGAACGGTTACCGATTGCGGTAATGCTGCCTCTAGCAGAGAAGATTGAGGAGTACCTGGGAGATATGGCAGGTATTGAACAATACTCTCGAGCAGGTAGCTTAAGACGTATGAGAGAGACTATAAAAGATATCGACTTTATATTGTCTACAAATGCACCTGAAAAAGTACGCGATCAGCTGTTAGAAATTGATAATATTAAAGAGATCGTAGCTCAAGGAGAAACGAAAGTATCCCTAGTTCTTTCTGAGGGGTATGATATCGGTGTAGATTTTAGACTCGTGAAACCTGAAGAATTCCCGACAACACTCCACCACTTTACAGGTTCTAAAGATCATAATGTTGCCTTACGTCAGCTCGCAAAGGACCAAGGTGAGAAGATCAGTGAGTATGGAGTGGAGAATAGTGAAACAGGAGAAGTGAAGACATTCTCATCTGAAGAGGATTTTTTCGCTCATTTTGGCCTGAATTTTATACCTCCCGAGGTTAGAGAAAACAATGGAGAAGTAGAAGCTTTTCGCGAAGAAGTATCCTTATTACAGCATAAAGATATTCGAGGAGATCTTCATATGCACACAGCATGGAGTGACGGTGCACAATCACTAGCAGAAATGGCTGAGCGTGCACGTGAAAAAGGATATGAATATATCGCAATTACAGATCACTCGAAGTATTTACGAGTTGCCAATGGCCTTGATGAAACACGCCTTCGTAAACAAAGAGAAGAAATTGATAAGCTAAATGAATTCTATGATGATTTTCATATATTTGCTGGTATTGAAATGGATATTAAGCCTGATGGCACACTCGATTTCTCTGATGAGTTTTTAAAAGAGATGGATTTTGTCATTGCATCTATTCACTCTAACTTTAACCAGTCTCAGGAAGAGATAATGAAACGTCTTGATCGCGCTTTTGAATGCCCGCATGTAAATCTTATAGCCCATCCAACAGGTCGTCTTATTGGGCGTCGGGATGGTTACAGTGTAGATATTGACCAGCTTTTTCAGAGAGCGAAAGAGACAAATACAGCATTGGAATTGAATGCAAACCCAAATCGTTTAGATCTTTCTTGGCAATACTTAGGGAAGGCACAAGATGAAGGTGTGTATATTTCCATTAATACGGACGCCCACAACTACCCAATGCTAGAACATATGGAGATCGGTGTGGGAGTTGCACGTAAAGCAATGCTTCGTAAAGAAAATGTATTAAATACTTGGACGAAGCAGCAGCTTAAAGACTTTTTAAATATTTCAAAAGAATAG
- the pheT gene encoding phenylalanine--tRNA ligase subunit beta, which produces MFVSLNWLKQYVDLQGLTPEDLAEKITKTGIEVEGVEPFGEPIEHLVVGYVKECAQHPNADKLNLCQVDVGDETLQIVCGAPNVAQGQKVAVAKPGAVLPGNFKIKKAKLRGEESSGMICSLQELGIDPKYVPKEYEDGIFVFPEDAEVGADATSLLNLDDVILELGLTPNRSDALSMLGVAYEVAAMLDTDIKLPNEDVQITDQKASDEVSVKVEATDLNPYYGAMVIRNIEVGPSPLWMRNRLVASGIRPINNVVDITNYVLLEYGQPLHAFDYDRFGSKEVVVRRAQEGESIKTLDNEERTLSSDHLVITNGKEPVAIAGVMGGADSEVHEGTTSVLLEAAYFDPQTVRKASKDHGLRSESSVRFEKAVDPDRVKRAGLRAAQLLSQYANGEVLEGVVDHDELSYEEAVVTITTSRMNHVLGTNLTDEHIQEILRKLGFSYNQKGEEFEVSIPTRRGDITIFEDMVEEIGRMYGYDDIPFTMPGGEGNAGGLTKHQSLRRKVRHYLEGAGLSEAITYSLTTEERAQMLVSPDVKTENLRPVHLAMPMSEEHSHLRLSMLPELLASASYNIARKQQDVAFYEIGSIYVSEESILTKQPNEEERLSGVLTGSWVSHPWQQEKKNVDFYVLKGILEGLFDLLDLESKITYKQAKVEGMHPGRTAKIELNGKTIGHLGQLHPALQKGYDLKETYVYDVDLEALFTAVSDEESYTPIPRHPSVSRDIALVVDNDVKAGDLRKTILEAGQPLVQHALVFDLYQGEHLPEGKKSLAFSLRYLDPTRTLTDEEVEEAHNTILEKVKADYNAELRG; this is translated from the coding sequence ATGTTTGTATCATTAAATTGGCTAAAACAATACGTGGATCTTCAAGGATTAACTCCTGAAGATTTAGCAGAAAAAATTACAAAAACGGGTATTGAAGTTGAAGGCGTTGAGCCTTTTGGTGAACCGATTGAACACCTCGTTGTCGGTTATGTGAAAGAATGTGCTCAGCACCCAAATGCAGATAAATTAAACTTATGTCAGGTTGATGTTGGAGACGAAACGCTACAGATCGTGTGTGGTGCTCCGAACGTAGCTCAGGGTCAAAAAGTAGCAGTTGCGAAACCTGGAGCTGTTTTACCTGGCAATTTCAAAATTAAAAAGGCTAAGCTTCGCGGGGAAGAATCAAGCGGTATGATTTGTTCTCTTCAAGAGCTTGGCATTGATCCTAAATACGTTCCAAAAGAATATGAAGATGGTATTTTCGTATTCCCTGAAGATGCTGAGGTAGGAGCAGATGCGACATCTCTTTTAAACCTTGATGATGTTATTTTAGAGCTAGGTCTTACACCTAACCGTTCCGATGCTCTGAGCATGCTAGGTGTAGCTTATGAGGTTGCAGCTATGCTAGACACTGACATTAAGCTTCCAAATGAGGATGTTCAAATCACTGATCAGAAAGCTAGCGATGAAGTGTCTGTGAAGGTTGAGGCGACTGACTTAAATCCATATTATGGTGCAATGGTTATTCGGAACATTGAGGTTGGCCCATCCCCGTTATGGATGCGTAACCGTCTTGTAGCCTCAGGTATTCGTCCAATCAATAACGTAGTCGACATCACAAACTACGTATTACTTGAATATGGTCAGCCATTACATGCATTCGATTATGATCGATTTGGAAGTAAAGAAGTTGTTGTTCGTCGAGCGCAAGAAGGCGAATCAATCAAAACATTAGACAATGAAGAACGTACATTATCTTCAGACCATCTTGTCATAACAAATGGTAAAGAACCAGTTGCTATAGCTGGTGTTATGGGTGGTGCTGACTCAGAGGTACACGAAGGTACTACATCTGTTCTTTTAGAAGCGGCTTACTTCGATCCACAAACGGTAAGAAAAGCTTCAAAAGATCACGGTTTGCGTAGTGAGTCTTCTGTCCGTTTTGAAAAGGCTGTAGACCCAGATCGCGTTAAACGTGCTGGCTTACGTGCTGCACAACTTCTATCCCAATATGCAAATGGTGAGGTTCTTGAAGGTGTAGTGGATCACGATGAACTTTCCTATGAGGAAGCAGTCGTTACAATCACAACATCTCGCATGAACCATGTGCTTGGAACGAATTTGACGGATGAACATATCCAAGAAATTCTTCGTAAGCTTGGTTTCTCTTATAACCAAAAAGGGGAAGAGTTTGAAGTGAGCATTCCAACTCGTCGTGGCGATATCACGATCTTTGAAGATATGGTTGAAGAAATTGGCCGTATGTACGGTTATGATGATATTCCATTTACTATGCCAGGTGGAGAAGGTAATGCAGGAGGATTAACGAAGCACCAATCCCTTCGTAGAAAAGTTCGTCACTACCTTGAAGGAGCAGGATTATCTGAGGCCATTACGTACTCACTAACAACTGAAGAGCGTGCTCAAATGCTTGTAAGTCCTGATGTGAAAACGGAGAATTTACGTCCTGTTCACTTGGCGATGCCGATGAGTGAAGAGCACAGTCACTTACGCTTAAGCATGTTACCAGAGCTTTTAGCTTCTGCTTCTTATAACATTGCTCGTAAGCAACAAGACGTTGCGTTTTATGAAATTGGATCGATATATGTTTCAGAGGAATCCATCCTAACGAAGCAACCAAACGAAGAAGAGCGTCTATCTGGTGTGCTTACAGGTAGCTGGGTATCCCATCCTTGGCAACAAGAAAAGAAAAACGTTGACTTCTACGTTCTGAAAGGTATTTTAGAAGGCTTGTTCGACCTATTAGATCTTGAATCTAAGATCACATATAAGCAAGCAAAAGTAGAAGGCATGCACCCAGGTCGTACAGCTAAAATTGAACTGAACGGAAAAACAATCGGTCACCTTGGTCAGCTTCACCCTGCGTTACAAAAAGGTTATGATCTAAAAGAAACGTATGTGTATGATGTTGATTTAGAAGCACTATTCACAGCTGTATCAGACGAAGAATCGTACACACCGATCCCTCGTCATCCGTCCGTGAGCCGTGACATCGCACTTGTTGTGGATAACGATGTGAAAGCGGGAGACCTTCGCAAGACAATTCTTGAAGCAGGTCAACCACTTGTACAGCACGCTTTAGTGTTCGACCTATACCAAGGCGAACACCTGCCAGAAGGTAAGAAATCACTGGCATTTAGTCTTCGTTATCTTGATCCTACACGTACGCTAACGGATGAAGAAGTAGAAGAAGCACACAATACAATTTTAGAAAAAGTTAAAGCAGACTATAATGCTGAACTAAGAGGGTAA
- a CDS encoding CvpA family protein, producing the protein MIDLLLIAILILGFFIGMRRGFVLQLFHMTGFIIAFVFAVIYYDDLAPKLELWLPYPDLPEDQAWAVFLNSLPLEGAFYHAVAFAALFFGVKIILQIVASMLDFLADLPLIKSFNGLLGAGLGFIEMYFIVFIFLYLAALVPIEFVQNLIDSSFVAQTMIEHTPLFSEQIKTMWFEHVSEYFNQ; encoded by the coding sequence ATGATTGATTTACTGTTAATTGCTATCTTAATTTTAGGGTTTTTTATTGGAATGAGAAGAGGGTTTGTACTTCAACTCTTCCATATGACTGGATTCATTATTGCTTTTGTTTTCGCAGTCATTTATTACGATGATTTGGCTCCAAAACTGGAGTTATGGCTCCCATACCCAGACTTACCGGAGGATCAAGCATGGGCTGTATTTCTGAATTCTCTACCATTAGAGGGTGCATTCTATCATGCCGTAGCGTTTGCTGCACTATTTTTTGGTGTAAAGATCATTCTGCAAATCGTAGCATCAATGCTAGATTTCCTAGCCGACCTACCATTAATTAAGTCTTTTAATGGTCTATTAGGAGCAGGTCTTGGTTTTATCGAGATGTACTTTATTGTATTTATCTTTTTATATTTAGCTGCACTTGTGCCTATTGAGTTTGTTCAAAATCTTATTGATAGCTCTTTTGTTGCACAAACTATGATCGAGCATACACCTTTATTTTCTGAACAAATCAAAACGATGTGGTTTGAACATGTCTCAGAGTATTTTAATCAATAA
- the sspI gene encoding small acid-soluble spore protein SspI has product MNLNLRNAILSNVSGNDQDQLEATILDAIDSGEEKMLPGLGVLFELIWKNADESEKQDMLETLQEGVQNAK; this is encoded by the coding sequence ATGAACCTAAATTTACGTAATGCAATCTTATCGAATGTATCCGGTAATGACCAAGATCAGCTTGAAGCAACCATTCTTGATGCTATTGATAGTGGCGAAGAAAAAATGCTCCCAGGTCTTGGTGTGCTTTTTGAACTGATTTGGAAAAATGCTGATGAGTCTGAAAAGCAAGATATGTTAGAGACGCTTCAAGAAGGCGTTCAGAATGCTAAGTAA
- a CDS encoding RNA methyltransferase, which translates to MITSVQNNTVKRWKKLQKKRDREKEQSFMVEGFHLVEEAVNSLWDVKEIIVREDVDLPNEWQSYKWFSVTDEVFNAITETEHPQGVAAVINMTEPEWGDFSRVLVLDAIQDPGNLGTLIRTADAAGFDAIIAGKGTVDPYNDKALRSTQGSIFHVPVFQGDLEEWLPYIKDKGLSVWATSLRNANEYHTVKPTSPVALLVGNEGAGVQDEYLQFADQNVTIPIFGQAESLNVAIASGILMYYLRN; encoded by the coding sequence ATGATTACCTCCGTACAAAATAATACCGTTAAACGTTGGAAAAAACTCCAGAAAAAACGGGATCGAGAAAAAGAGCAAAGTTTCATGGTTGAAGGATTTCACCTTGTTGAAGAAGCCGTTAACAGTTTATGGGACGTAAAAGAAATCATCGTACGAGAAGATGTGGATTTACCGAATGAATGGCAGTCTTACAAATGGTTTAGCGTAACCGATGAGGTGTTTAACGCTATAACCGAAACGGAACATCCACAAGGAGTGGCAGCCGTTATAAATATGACCGAGCCTGAATGGGGAGACTTTTCAAGAGTATTAGTACTTGACGCCATTCAAGATCCAGGTAATCTTGGTACTTTGATCCGGACAGCTGATGCGGCTGGTTTTGATGCAATCATTGCAGGTAAAGGAACGGTTGATCCTTACAATGATAAAGCACTTCGTTCAACACAAGGATCCATCTTTCATGTACCTGTTTTTCAAGGTGATTTAGAAGAATGGTTACCTTACATTAAAGATAAAGGGTTATCAGTCTGGGCAACATCATTAAGAAATGCAAATGAGTATCATACAGTAAAACCTACCTCTCCTGTAGCTCTGCTTGTGGGGAATGAAGGAGCTGGTGTTCAGGATGAGTACCTTCAATTCGCTGATCAAAACGTTACAATCCCGATTTTCGGACAAGCTGAGTCCCTTAATGTAGCGATTGCTTCCGGAATTTTAATGTATTATTTACGGAACTAG
- the rnhC gene encoding ribonuclease HIII, which yields MSQTVLQLPQNNIYNMKDYYKPQIKAKVPQGAIFSAKVEGCSITAYKSGKVLFQGPRHFEESGKWGNSSSSSGGSTKKKPAPSSSPYAPPKSLYQSSHVGSDEAGTGDYFGPITVACAYVKEDQIDELKRIGVRDSKDLNDPQIQQIAQRIVKMGIPYSLVTLNNEKYNEWQQKGWSQGKMKTMLHHTAYNKLLKKISPTKPEGWIIDQFAEPNVYKKHLRTENQTLQENVYFLKKAESYSIAVAAASIIARTQFVMQMDKLSEKAGMELPKGASKKVDQTAARLMEKEGTDAIGQYAKVHFATTEKALNYMKR from the coding sequence ATGTCACAAACCGTATTACAACTTCCACAAAACAACATCTACAATATGAAAGATTACTATAAACCACAGATAAAGGCAAAGGTTCCACAAGGAGCTATCTTCTCAGCAAAAGTTGAAGGCTGTTCCATCACTGCCTATAAATCTGGTAAAGTCTTATTCCAAGGTCCTCGGCATTTTGAGGAATCAGGGAAATGGGGAAATAGCTCATCTTCTTCAGGTGGTTCGACTAAAAAGAAGCCAGCTCCTTCCTCTTCTCCATATGCTCCCCCTAAGTCTTTATATCAGTCCTCACACGTAGGATCTGATGAAGCAGGAACAGGGGATTATTTTGGACCGATTACTGTTGCCTGTGCATATGTGAAAGAAGACCAAATTGATGAATTAAAACGCATTGGTGTCCGTGACTCAAAGGATTTAAATGACCCTCAAATTCAACAAATTGCTCAACGTATCGTTAAGATGGGGATCCCGTATTCTTTAGTTACCTTAAATAATGAGAAATACAATGAGTGGCAGCAAAAAGGCTGGTCCCAAGGGAAAATGAAAACGATGCTTCACCACACGGCTTATAATAAGCTACTCAAAAAAATCTCTCCAACAAAGCCAGAGGGATGGATCATTGACCAATTCGCCGAACCCAATGTGTATAAAAAACATCTTCGAACAGAGAATCAAACCCTTCAGGAGAACGTGTACTTCTTGAAAAAAGCTGAATCCTACTCAATTGCTGTAGCTGCAGCTTCTATCATTGCACGAACACAATTTGTGATGCAGATGGATAAACTTTCAGAAAAAGCCGGTATGGAACTTCCTAAAGGTGCTTCTAAGAAGGTAGACCAAACAGCTGCAAGACTTATGGAAAAAGAGGGGACTGATGCGATAGGACAGTACGCGAAGGTCCATTTCGCTACAACTGAAAAAGCTTTAAATTATATGAAACGCTAG
- a CDS encoding endonuclease MutS2 — protein MNDRIYHVLEYKKIIEQLAEQASSSLGKEQAKKLKPSTDVDQVRKWQKDTDEAAHIFRLKGHVPLGGVSDIRPHIKRASVGGMLQPEECMDVASTIYGGKQMKKFIEEIEDVEIPIMLELVEQIVPLSDLERTIKNRIDENGKVMDGASEKLRTLRSRIRTFEGRVRDKLEGWTKSKSKMLSDAIITIRNDRYVLPVKQEYRGNFGGIVHDQSASGATLFMEPQAIVELNNSLQEAKVQEKHEVERILIELSERIAADEGFLYQNVEVLAQLDFMFAKARLGKDMRGAMPGINDQGIIKMRQARHPLIEEDEVVPNDVDLGEDFSSIVITGPNTGGKTVTLKMVGLCSLMAQSGLQIPAQDGCEMTVFDNIFADIGDEQSIEQSLSTFSSHMTNIVDILSKVDHKSLVLFDELGAGTDPQEGAALAMSILDDVVSRGARVIATTHYPELKAYGYNRQGVINASVEFDIQTLKPTYRLLIGVPGRSNAFEISRRLGLRENVIEKAQEHMGTDSKSVENMIASLEESKRGAEKDYEEAENLLQEAQDMHRELEQKWADFEAKREELYKKAEEKAQKAIEKARQEAEEIVSEMRRMKNQADMKEHEWIEARKMLDEAQPELAKKQVKQDQKPKAKQTQPELQVGDEVKVLSLDRTGHIAEKVSDKEFQVQLGIMKMKVKAKDLEFIKREEPLKEKPMATVKGSSHHVKPELDLRGERYDEALRRLEKYLDDALLAGYPKVSIIHGKGTGALRNAVEQYAKKHRSIKSSRSGGMNEGGGGVTVLELG, from the coding sequence ATGAATGATCGTATCTATCATGTATTAGAATATAAAAAAATTATTGAGCAATTAGCAGAACAAGCCTCTTCTTCCTTAGGGAAAGAACAGGCAAAAAAATTAAAGCCATCTACTGATGTCGATCAAGTTCGTAAGTGGCAAAAGGACACAGATGAAGCGGCACATATTTTCCGCTTAAAAGGTCATGTTCCACTAGGGGGCGTGTCTGATATTCGTCCACACATCAAGCGAGCGTCGGTCGGTGGCATGCTACAACCAGAAGAATGTATGGATGTTGCAAGCACCATTTATGGTGGAAAGCAGATGAAAAAATTCATCGAAGAGATAGAAGATGTCGAGATCCCTATTATGCTCGAGCTTGTAGAACAAATCGTTCCGTTAAGTGATTTGGAGCGAACGATTAAAAACCGTATTGATGAGAATGGAAAGGTAATGGATGGCGCTTCTGAAAAGCTTCGTACTTTGCGTTCAAGAATCAGAACATTTGAAGGTCGTGTACGAGATAAATTGGAAGGGTGGACGAAGTCAAAAAGCAAAATGCTTTCCGATGCGATTATTACCATTCGAAATGATCGCTATGTTTTACCTGTGAAACAGGAGTATCGTGGTAATTTTGGCGGAATAGTCCATGACCAATCTGCATCTGGTGCAACGTTATTTATGGAACCCCAAGCAATCGTGGAATTAAATAACTCTCTTCAGGAAGCTAAAGTTCAAGAAAAACATGAAGTAGAGCGCATTTTAATTGAGTTATCAGAACGTATTGCAGCAGATGAAGGATTTCTATATCAAAATGTTGAAGTGTTAGCTCAATTGGACTTCATGTTTGCAAAAGCACGTTTAGGAAAAGACATGCGTGGTGCCATGCCTGGTATTAATGATCAAGGCATTATCAAAATGAGACAGGCAAGACATCCTCTTATCGAAGAAGACGAAGTAGTTCCGAATGACGTAGATTTAGGGGAAGACTTTTCCTCCATTGTGATTACAGGCCCCAATACGGGTGGTAAAACCGTAACGCTAAAAATGGTTGGACTATGCTCATTAATGGCTCAATCAGGGTTGCAGATTCCAGCACAAGATGGCTGTGAGATGACGGTGTTTGATAACATCTTTGCTGACATTGGAGATGAACAGTCGATTGAACAGTCCTTGAGTACATTCTCTTCTCACATGACCAACATTGTGGATATTTTGAGCAAGGTTGATCATAAATCTCTAGTGCTCTTTGACGAGCTTGGAGCAGGAACAGACCCGCAAGAAGGGGCAGCACTTGCCATGTCCATTCTAGATGATGTTGTCAGCCGTGGTGCTCGTGTTATCGCCACGACGCACTACCCTGAACTGAAGGCCTATGGCTATAATCGCCAGGGTGTTATTAATGCTTCTGTCGAGTTTGATATTCAAACATTGAAGCCAACCTATCGTTTATTAATTGGTGTCCCTGGTCGAAGTAACGCATTTGAGATTTCTCGCCGATTAGGGCTGCGAGAAAATGTCATAGAAAAAGCTCAAGAGCATATGGGTACAGACTCTAAGAGTGTTGAAAATATGATCGCTTCACTTGAAGAATCTAAGCGTGGAGCCGAAAAAGATTATGAGGAAGCTGAAAACCTCTTACAAGAAGCTCAAGATATGCACCGAGAGCTCGAACAAAAATGGGCAGATTTTGAAGCGAAACGTGAAGAACTCTATAAGAAAGCTGAAGAAAAGGCCCAGAAAGCCATTGAAAAAGCTCGACAGGAAGCCGAAGAAATCGTTTCTGAGATGCGCCGGATGAAAAATCAAGCGGACATGAAAGAACATGAATGGATTGAAGCTAGAAAAATGCTTGATGAGGCTCAACCAGAGCTGGCAAAGAAACAGGTTAAGCAAGACCAGAAACCAAAAGCCAAACAAACCCAACCCGAATTACAGGTTGGGGACGAAGTGAAAGTACTTTCCTTAGACCGAACTGGTCACATTGCTGAAAAAGTAAGTGATAAAGAATTCCAAGTTCAGCTGGGAATTATGAAAATGAAAGTGAAAGCGAAAGATCTTGAGTTTATAAAACGCGAAGAACCTTTAAAGGAAAAACCAATGGCGACGGTTAAAGGTTCAAGTCATCATGTAAAGCCTGAGCTGGATTTACGTGGGGAGCGTTATGACGAAGCACTTCGTCGGTTAGAAAAATATCTAGACGATGCATTACTTGCAGGATATCCGAAAGTTTCAATTATCCATGGTAAAGGAACTGGAGCTTTACGAAACGCTGTTGAACAATATGCGAAGAAGCACCGTTCTATTAAGTCCTCTCGATCTGGTGGAATGAACGAGGGTGGCGGAGGCGTTACCGTTTTAGAGTTAGGTTAA
- the zapA gene encoding cell division protein ZapA translates to MSQSDKNRTTVEIHNRLYTIKGDEPAHHIRMVASLVDQQMREMKETNPGLDTAKLAVLTAVNTMNDYVKLKEEYMEVIDSKRKDEDRLNND, encoded by the coding sequence GTGTCGCAATCTGACAAAAATCGTACGACAGTGGAAATACATAATCGACTTTATACAATTAAGGGAGACGAGCCAGCCCACCATATACGAATGGTTGCTAGTCTCGTTGACCAACAAATGCGTGAAATGAAAGAGACGAACCCAGGTTTAGATACAGCAAAACTTGCTGTTCTAACTGCAGTAAACACTATGAATGACTATGTGAAATTGAAAGAAGAGTACATGGAAGTAATTGATTCTAAAAGGAAAGATGAGGATCGTTTGAACAATGATTGA